The sequence GGACTTTCCCGTCGCTACTCGCCGAGCACGGAGCGGATGGTGTCCCGCATGGAGTGGCGGGGCTTCCAGCTCACGTCATTCACCCAGCGCTTGCCGTCCACGGCACATAGGAACTGGATGTGGTCCAGCTCCGGAGGCGGGAAGTTGGACAGCCGGTACTTGAACAGCGTGCGCAACAGGGGCCGCGCCACGGGGTGCGGCACGGGGATGGGGGTGTTGCCCAGCTCGCGCATCACCGCGGACAGGGGCACCTCGCCGGGGCCCACCACGTTGTAGACGCCCTTGGGCTCGGGGCGCAGGGCCTCCACCATGGCGCGCGCCACGTCCTCCACGTGGATGAGCTGCACCATGGGGTCGAAGCCGGCCATCACCCACGGGCGGCGCAGGCGCAGGTAGTTGGAGGGTGCGTTCTTGATGGTGGGCCCGACGATGTGGACGGGGCGCAGAATCACCGTCTCGATGTCGGGGTGCTTCCAGAAGAAGCCATGCGCGAGCATGTCCACTTCGATGAGGTCCCTCACCCCGGAGAAGCGGCTGGCCGCCATCAGCGGCGCGTCCTCGGTGAGGAAGTTGGAGTTGTCCGGGCTGGGGCCGTAGACGTTGGCCGAGGACAACACCACCACCTTCTTCACGCCGTACTTCGCGCAGTACTCCAACAGGCGCGTGGTGCCCACGACGTTGAACGAGTGGTGCTCCTCCTCGCTCATCCGCGGGTCATGCATGATGCCCATGTGGATGACGGCCTTGACGTCATTCTTCCGGAAGACGTCCTCCGCCTTCTTCTTGCGGAGGTCCAGCTCGTACATCTCCACGTCCTTCGGCCGGCCCACGAAGGGGCGCCGGTCGATGCCGATGATGCGCTCGTGCTTGTGGAGCAGCTTGGCGAGCGCGCGGCCCAGGTTGCCGCTGATGCCGGTGACGACGACGGCGGGCCGCGTGTGGCTGCTGGAAGAGGTGCTCACCAGAACACCCCCCGGCGCTCCTTGAGCCCCTGGTGCAGCATGGATTGGATGGCGGCCTTCACGGTGCGGACCTTCTTGTCCAGCTCGCTGTCCTCGTCATCCGGGCGTCCGGTGAAGCGCAGCGGGTCTCCGAAGTAGATGCGGTACTTCGTGGGCAGGGGAATGGGCAGCCCTGTCGGCGTGACGGGGAAGGACGGGAAGCCGAGCAGCTTCGCCACGGGCTTGAGGTCCATCAGCGCGGGGGCCTGCTCCTCGGCGCCCACCACGGCGATGGGGATGATGGGCGTGCGCGTCTCCAGCGCCAGCCGCATGAAGCCCAGGCCGAACTCCTGGAGCTGGTAGCGCTGGGGCCAC comes from Pyxidicoccus parkwaysis and encodes:
- a CDS encoding SDR family oxidoreductase, which codes for MSTSSSSHTRPAVVVTGISGNLGRALAKLLHKHERIIGIDRRPFVGRPKDVEMYELDLRKKKAEDVFRKNDVKAVIHMGIMHDPRMSEEEHHSFNVVGTTRLLEYCAKYGVKKVVVLSSANVYGPSPDNSNFLTEDAPLMAASRFSGVRDLIEVDMLAHGFFWKHPDIETVILRPVHIVGPTIKNAPSNYLRLRRPWVMAGFDPMVQLIHVEDVARAMVEALRPEPKGVYNVVGPGEVPLSAVMRELGNTPIPVPHPVARPLLRTLFKYRLSNFPPPELDHIQFLCAVDGKRWVNDVSWKPRHSMRDTIRSVLGE